One Marasmius oreades isolate 03SP1 chromosome 2, whole genome shotgun sequence DNA segment encodes these proteins:
- a CDS encoding uncharacterized protein (BUSCO:EOG09264OXC) codes for MNRIFGTSSQKPKASLQDAINATDARSATLEVKIKKLDGELARYKDQMSKLRNGPGKNAIQQRALRTLKQRKMYESQLAQLQQQTFNMESAAMTTENLRNTMATVDAMRLANKEMKKQYGKIDIDKIENTHYEMEDLLEQANEIQESLGRSYAVPDELDEADLEAELDALQLEEEEEGASYLTDLNKVPDFVDEPPVELHDTPAPQEAARITS; via the exons ATGAATCGAATCTTTGGAACTTCCTCCCAAAAGCCCAAAGCTTCACTTCAAGATGCAATTAATGCC ACTGACGCAAGATCTGCCACTTTAGAGGTCAAAATCAAGAAGCTCGATGGAGAGCTTGCGAGGTATAAAGACCAAATGAGCAAGCTGAGGAACGGACCAGGCAAG AACGCAATACAGCAGAGAGCATTGAGAACGCTGAAGCAAAGGAAGATGTACGAGTCACAGCTGGCCCAGCTCCAACAACAGACATTCAACATGGAATCTGCTGCTATGACCACGGAGAATCTCAGAAATACTATGGCCACCGTGGATGCTATGCGCCTGGCGAATAAGGAAATGAAGAAACAATATGGAAAAATAGACATAGACAAAATCGAG AATACGCACTATGAAATGGAAGACCTTTTGGAACAAGCCAACGAAATACAGGAATCTCTCGGGCGCTCTTACGCGGTACCAGATGAACTTGACGAGGCGGATCTAGAAGCAG AACTTGATGCTCTTCagttagaagaggaagaggaaggagctTCTTATTTGACCGATCTCAACAAAGTACCGGACTTCGTTGACGAGCCACCCGTGGAACTCCACGAT ACACCAGCGCCTCAAGAAGCGGCCAGAATTACCAGTTAG
- a CDS encoding uncharacterized protein (MEROPS:MER0044357) translates to MYHDPSPLQLTYSSDPLPSFEVAYETWGTLSPTKDNVILLHTGLSASSHAASTPSNPTEGWWEKFIGPGKALDTSQFYVVCCNVLGGCYGSTGPSSTNDLTGRRYATNFPIISIFDMVRAQFRMLDYLGVDKLYASVGSSMGAMQSLAAGWLFPDRVGKIVSISGTARSSPSAIAMRFAQRSVLMADPNWNNGFYYDGLPPHTGMKLARQIATITYRSGPEWDLRFGRSFRPLPEAEPNAPHPPALCPDFLIETYLDHQGEQFCLKYDANSLIYISKAMDMFDMTHSVLKSLNLHPSTTSVPSPSSTPPSPPHKTSHSKSHPPPSNPPAYLPQLAEGMKPLVNIPTLVLGVQSDILFGVEQQREVADALRMAGNENVSYYELGGVWGHDTFLLDVLNVGGAIRGFLS, encoded by the exons ATGTACCACGATCCCTCCCCACTTCAGCTAACGTATTCATCTGACCCCTTACCGTCTTTTGAGGTGGCATACGAAACCTGGGGAACCCTCTCACCCACCAAGGACAACGTTATCCTGCTCCACACCGGCCTCTCAGCCTCCTCACATGCTGCTTCGACACCCAGTAACCCTACCGAAGGATGGTGGGAGAAGTTCATCGGTCCTGGAAAAGCACTCGATACTAGCCAATTCTACGTGGTTTGTTGCAATGTACTTGGAGGATGCTACGGTTCCACAGGTCCTTCTTCCACGAACGACTTAACCGGTAGACGTTACGCGACCAATTTCCCGATAATATCCATATTCGATATGGTCCGCGCTCAATTCCGAATGTTGGACTATTTGGGAGTGGATAAACTCTACGCGAGTGTGGGAAGTTCTATGGGGGCTATGCAGAGTCTTGCCGCTGGATGGCTATTTCCAGATAGAGTTGGGAAGATTGTTAGTATCAGCGGGACGGCCCGAAGTTCGCCCTCTGCAATAGCGATGCGTTTTGCCCAACGTAGTG TTCTTATGGCAGATCCTAACTGGAATAACGGATTCTACTACGATGGTCTACCCCCACATACGGGGATGAAGTTAGCGCGAC AAATCGCTACCATAACTTACAGATCTGGTCCCGAGTGGGATCTTCGTTTTGGACGCAGTTTTAGACCCCTTCCAGAAGCTGAGCCTAATGCACCACATCCTCCTGCGCTCTGTCCCGATTTCCTGATCGAGACATATCTCGACCACCAG GGTGAACAATTCTGCCTCAAGTACGACGCCAACTCCCTCATCTACATCTCAAAGGCGATGGATATGTTTGACATGACGCATTCCGTCCTCAAGTCCCTGAACTTACACCCCTCAACGACCTCAGTTCCTTCACCATCATCCACGCCACCCTCTCCCCCGCATAAAACTTCTCATTCTAAATCACACCCCCCACCTAGTAACCCACCGGCCTATCTTCCACAACTTGCAGAAGGAATGAAACCTTTAGTTAATATTCCGACCCTTGTTCTAGGAGTACAAAGCGATATTTTGTTCGGGGTAGAACAGCAACGCGAGGTAGCGGATGCATTGCGTATGGCTGGTAATGAGAATGTCTCGTATTATGAATTGGGAGGTGTTTGGGGTCATGATACTTTCTT GCTTGATGTCCTTAATGTCGGCGGTGCCATACGTGGCTTTCTGTCTTGA
- a CDS encoding uncharacterized protein (MEROPS:MER0044357): MLYLGLPLTRISRLTCTHSLRFSSSVATKIPHFPCVEVHAARESRIRETTLHASSIPESTEPGAGPEPPYARPNPKSYKMYHDPSPLQLTYSSDPLPSFEVAYETWGTLSPTKDNVILLHTGLSASSHAASTPSNPTEGWWEKFIGPGKALDTSQFYVVCCNVLGGCYGSTGPSSTNDLTGRRYATNFPIISIFDMVRAQFRMLDYLGVDKLYASVGSSMGAMQSLAAGWLFPDRVGKIVSISGTARSSPSAIAMRFAQRSVLMADPNWNNGFYYDGLPPHTGMKLARQIATITYRSGPEWDLRFGRSFRPLPEAEPNAPHPPALCPDFLIETYLDHQGEQFCLKYDANSLIYISKAMDMFDMTHSVLKSLNLHPSTTSVPSPSSTPPSPPHKTSHSKSHPPPSNPPAYLPQLAEGMKPLVNIPTLVLGVQSDILFGVEQQREVADALRMAGNENVSYYELGGVWGHDTFLLDVLNVGGAIRGFLS; this comes from the exons ATGTTATATCTCGGATTGCCCTTGACTAGGATATCCAGGCTAACATGCACGCACTCTCTCCGATTTTCAAGCTCAGTAGCCACCAAAATACCTCATTTTCCGTGTGTCGAGGTTCATGCTGCTCGTGAATCTCGGATACGAGAAACCACCCTACATGCTTCTTCTATTcccgaatctacggaacctGGAGCAGGCCCAGAGCCCCCTTATGCTCGCCCCAATCCTAAATCATACAAGATGTACCACGATCCCTCCCCACTTCAGCTAACGTATTCATCTGACCCCTTACCGTCTTTTGAGGTGGCATACGAAACCTGGGGAACCCTCTCACCCACCAAGGACAACGTTATCCTGCTCCACACCGGCCTCTCAGCCTCCTCACATGCTGCTTCGACACCCAGTAACCCTACCGAAGGATGGTGGGAGAAGTTCATCGGTCCTGGAAAAGCACTCGATACTAGCCAATTCTACGTGGTTTGTTGCAATGTACTTGGAGGATGCTACGGTTCCACAGGTCCTTCTTCCACGAACGACTTAACCGGTAGACGTTACGCGACCAATTTCCCGATAATATCCATATTCGATATGGTCCGCGCTCAATTCCGAATGTTGGACTATTTGGGAGTGGATAAACTCTACGCGAGTGTGGGAAGTTCTATGGGGGCTATGCAGAGTCTTGCCGCTGGATGGCTATTTCCAGATAGAGTTGGGAAGATTGTTAGTATCAGCGGGACGGCCCGAAGTTCGCCCTCTGCAATAGCGATGCGTTTTGCCCAACGTAGTG TTCTTATGGCAGATCCTAACTGGAATAACGGATTCTACTACGATGGTCTACCCCCACATACGGGGATGAAGTTAGCGCGAC AAATCGCTACCATAACTTACAGATCTGGTCCCGAGTGGGATCTTCGTTTTGGACGCAGTTTTAGACCCCTTCCAGAAGCTGAGCCTAATGCACCACATCCTCCTGCGCTCTGTCCCGATTTCCTGATCGAGACATATCTCGACCACCAG GGTGAACAATTCTGCCTCAAGTACGACGCCAACTCCCTCATCTACATCTCAAAGGCGATGGATATGTTTGACATGACGCATTCCGTCCTCAAGTCCCTGAACTTACACCCCTCAACGACCTCAGTTCCTTCACCATCATCCACGCCACCCTCTCCCCCGCATAAAACTTCTCATTCTAAATCACACCCCCCACCTAGTAACCCACCGGCCTATCTTCCACAACTTGCAGAAGGAATGAAACCTTTAGTTAATATTCCGACCCTTGTTCTAGGAGTACAAAGCGATATTTTGTTCGGGGTAGAACAGCAACGCGAGGTAGCGGATGCATTGCGTATGGCTGGTAATGAGAATGTCTCGTATTATGAATTGGGAGGTGTTTGGGGTCATGATACTTTCTT GCTTGATGTCCTTAATGTCGGCGGTGCCATACGTGGCTTTCTGTCTTGA
- a CDS encoding uncharacterized protein (BUSCO:EOG092656CM), whose product MSNLEKTLFQLKFTAKTLNRQAKKAQKDENAEKSRLKKALQQGNNDGARIYASNAIRKKSEALNLLRLSSRIDAVASRVETAVTMRQVTGNMTSVVRGMDKAMESMNLERISLVMDKFETQFADLDVQTGYMEDVMSSTTAVSTPQDQIDQLLKQTAEEANIELQHDLAAKDLEAVPDLTAGVKLGEEDDKLAERLRALRPA is encoded by the exons ATGAGCAATCTCGAGA AAACTCTCTTCCAGCTCAAG TTCACAGCAAAGACTCTCAATAGACAGGCCAAGAAGGCTCAGAAAGATGAGAACGCCGAGAAATCACGGCTAAAGAAG GCGCTTCAACAAGGAAACAATGATGGTGCCAGAATATACGCCTCGAATGCCATTCGAAAGAAGAGCGAAGCATTGAACCTCTTACGGTTATCAAGTCGGATAGATGCTGTCGCTAGTCGAGTTGAAACCGCTGTCACAATGCGTCAAGTCACTGGCAACATGACTTCTGTGGTACGAGGGATGGACAAAGCGATGGAATCGATGAATCTAGAACGA ATATCTCTCGTAATGGACAAATTCGAAACTCAATTTGCAGATTTAGATGTACAAACAGGATATATGGAGGACGTCATGTCGTCTACGACTGCCGTCTCAACACCACAGGATCAAATCGATCAGCTCCTGAAACAAACGGCAGAAGAGGCGAACATCGAACTACAACATGATTTAGCAGCAAAAGATTTGGAAGCTGTACCTGACTTAACTGCGGGTGTGAAGCTTGGGGAGGAGGACGACAAGTTGGCTGAAAGGCTGCGGGCGCTGCGGCCAGCATAG